From Thermoplasmata archaeon, a single genomic window includes:
- a CDS encoding helicase-related protein, protein MLETNPYLKTELVEKREYQINISRKCIERNTLVVLPTSIGKTMIALIVIADFLAKTGAKPEKKVLFLAPTKPLVVQQYEHGVLKFINIEKERVALFTGEISWKKRKEIWEKSVIVVSTPQVISNDLLANRINIENVGLVIFDEAHKGVGNYDYVYIGQLCREHNIRTMGLTASPGSKKEKVLEVCRNLNINWAEIRFPTDPDVAPYVHGFVNQWAYVTLPPEIERISRLIKEAMLEYIEALKKFGIILSLKGLTFSKFEDVTRKITAMLAQKKESSLFTARSYIAVLQKLHHALQLVETQGVKQFLAYYQNKLLSDAQESDASKAAIKVAKHPKMLEAVLRAKECKVEHPKILKIMEIIEKQFAENPDSRILIFAEVRESVAYIYEKIKDLPGVRPSLFYGQASKKNLKGMRQKEQIEIINKFRNGEFNVLCATSVAEEGLDIPSMDMVIFYEPVGSEKRLIQRRGRTGRRYTGKVYFLITVDSFDMGRFFASTKKERKMQKIVQEVQREFLKEADKKRSEHEKNVTEEEQVVKEVSKVEEKKERKSSKTQLTLDDFFSACSDKTLEIVVDRREFRSEIPRALSKMGVHVIFRTLDVGDYLISDEVVVERKTVEDFVNSILDGRIFEQAKALSDSNAHPLIVVEGKWNGYTRNVSVSAVYGAICALGIDFRIPVVNFETSEETASFLHQLIKRVNNGSRLPKIRFEKKPRSMAELQEYLVAGLPDVSTVISRRLLEHFRTPKKVFNATVDELMEVKGLGDGKAREIYEVLNQEWRGRDEF, encoded by the coding sequence ATGCTTGAAACAAACCCATATCTCAAAACTGAACTCGTGGAGAAAAGAGAATATCAGATAAATATAAGTAGGAAATGCATAGAGCGAAACACATTGGTGGTGCTGCCCACCTCCATAGGCAAGACAATGATTGCCCTCATTGTCATTGCGGACTTTCTTGCAAAAACTGGGGCAAAGCCAGAAAAAAAGGTTCTCTTTCTAGCTCCCACAAAACCGCTTGTGGTCCAACAGTATGAACATGGTGTTCTGAAATTCATAAACATAGAAAAAGAGAGGGTGGCATTGTTCACAGGCGAGATTTCCTGGAAGAAGCGAAAGGAAATCTGGGAAAAGAGTGTAATTGTGGTCTCCACGCCTCAGGTAATCTCCAACGATTTACTAGCAAATAGGATAAACATAGAAAATGTTGGGCTTGTAATATTTGACGAAGCACATAAGGGTGTTGGTAATTATGACTATGTATACATAGGCCAGCTTTGCAGGGAACACAACATAAGAACGATGGGATTGACAGCGTCTCCTGGGTCCAAAAAGGAGAAGGTTCTGGAGGTCTGTAGAAACCTCAATATTAACTGGGCGGAAATCCGGTTCCCTACGGACCCTGATGTGGCACCTTATGTGCATGGGTTTGTAAACCAGTGGGCATATGTTACGCTTCCACCAGAAATTGAGAGAATTAGTAGATTGATTAAAGAGGCAATGTTGGAATATATAGAGGCATTGAAAAAATTCGGAATTATCCTCTCTTTAAAAGGTCTCACATTTTCCAAATTTGAAGATGTCACTAGAAAAATTACGGCAATGCTTGCTCAGAAAAAAGAAAGCTCACTTTTTACTGCGCGTTCTTACATTGCAGTATTACAGAAGTTACACCATGCCCTTCAACTTGTGGAAACCCAGGGAGTAAAGCAGTTTCTTGCCTATTACCAGAATAAGTTACTGAGTGATGCACAGGAATCAGATGCATCAAAGGCAGCCATAAAAGTAGCAAAACATCCAAAAATGCTTGAAGCAGTGCTTAGGGCTAAGGAGTGCAAGGTCGAGCATCCAAAAATTCTCAAGATCATGGAAATAATTGAAAAACAATTTGCTGAAAATCCAGATTCAAGGATTCTGATTTTTGCAGAGGTGCGAGAGAGCGTGGCATACATCTATGAGAAAATCAAGGATTTACCTGGGGTAAGGCCATCTCTATTCTATGGTCAGGCCTCTAAAAAGAACTTAAAGGGGATGCGGCAAAAGGAGCAGATAGAGATTATAAATAAATTCAGGAATGGAGAGTTTAATGTGCTTTGTGCTACATCGGTTGCTGAGGAAGGGCTGGACATTCCATCAATGGATATGGTTATCTTTTATGAGCCAGTTGGTTCAGAAAAACGATTGATACAGCGTAGAGGAAGAACTGGAAGAAGATATACTGGCAAAGTTTACTTTTTAATCACAGTGGATTCTTTTGACATGGGAAGATTTTTTGCCTCTACAAAAAAGGAAAGGAAGATGCAGAAAATTGTGCAGGAAGTCCAGAGGGAATTTTTGAAGGAAGCGGATAAAAAAAGGAGTGAACATGAAAAGAATGTGACTGAAGAAGAGCAAGTGGTAAAAGAGGTTTCGAAGGTTGAGGAGAAAAAGGAGAGAAAATCATCAAAGACACAGCTCACGCTTGACGATTTCTTTTCCGCTTGTTCTGATAAAACGCTAGAAATTGTTGTGGATAGGAGAGAATTTAGGTCTGAGATTCCCAGAGCGCTTTCAAAGATGGGTGTGCATGTAATCTTTCGTACGCTAGATGTTGGGGATTACCTGATCTCAGATGAAGTGGTTGTAGAAAGGAAAACTGTGGAGGATTTTGTCAATTCCATATTAGATGGCAGGATTTTTGAACAGGCAAAGGCACTCAGCGATTCAAATGCACATCCGCTGATAGTGGTTGAGGGGAAATGGAATGGCTACACCAGAAATGTATCTGTGTCTGCAGTGTATGGAGCAATCTGTGCCCTGGGAATTGATTTCCGAATTCCAGTGGTCAACTTTGAGACCTCAGAAGAAACTGCGAGTTTTCTCCACCAGCTGATAAAGAGGGTCAACAACGGCTCTCGCCTTCCCAAAATCCGATTTGAGAAAAAGCCAAGAAGTATGGCTGAACTCCAAGAGTATTTGGTGGCAGGATTACCAGATGTTTCTACAGTGATTTCAAGGAGATTACTAGAGCATTTCAGAACTCCGAAAAAAGTGTTCAATGCCACAGTGGACGAGTTGATGGAAGTAAAGGGTTTGGGAGATGGAAAGGCAAGGGAAATCTACGAAGTGCTGAATCAGGAATGGAGAGGTAGAGATGAGTTTTGA